A portion of the Paenibacillus hamazuiensis genome contains these proteins:
- a CDS encoding TetR/AcrR family transcriptional regulator, with translation MEKAIVKNKYFDKIKPVLRKIRFSQINMDDMARHMDISKATLYKYFTSKDEIITMFVDHCADYLKMADAAVADEAISFAQRFRHSYEHSLKTVIYMPDILLHDLRELYPHLYEKLMLAMQDHIRSMQRFIDAGAEAGVFRRVSASLYVVQDDAVLRRIFEPSFSIQFDVTLKQALVEFYLLKKHQLIVPEMLHTVDDAEVERDITQIIQRI, from the coding sequence ATGGAGAAGGCAATCGTCAAAAACAAATACTTCGACAAAATCAAACCTGTGCTCAGAAAGATCAGGTTCAGCCAGATCAATATGGATGATATGGCGAGACATATGGACATCAGCAAAGCGACGCTGTATAAATATTTTACGTCCAAGGACGAAATCATTACGATGTTCGTGGACCATTGCGCGGATTACCTGAAAATGGCCGATGCAGCGGTGGCAGACGAGGCGATTTCTTTCGCGCAGCGCTTTCGGCATTCGTACGAGCATTCGCTCAAAACCGTCATCTATATGCCCGACATCCTTTTGCATGACTTGCGGGAATTGTATCCCCACCTGTACGAAAAGCTGATGCTCGCGATGCAGGACCATATCCGAAGCATGCAGCGTTTTATCGACGCCGGCGCGGAAGCGGGAGTTTTTCGCCGGGTCAGCGCCTCGCTGTATGTCGTACAGGACGACGCGGTGCTCCGGCGCATATTCGAGCCGTCTTTTTCCATCCAATTCGATGTAACTTTAAAGCAGGCGCTCGTCGAGTTTTACTTGCTGAAAAAACACCAGCTGATAGTCCCTGAAATGCTGCACACGGTGGACGATGCGGAGGTGGAGCGGGATATCACACAAATTATTCAGAGAATATGA
- a CDS encoding glycoside hydrolase family 127 protein encodes MRISTESKPLPLRQISIQDNFWSEYIRLVREVVVPYQWEALNDRIEGVEPSHAIRNFKIAAGLEKGSFYGMVFQDSDVAKWLEAVSYLLEAEANPELGRLADEVIEIIAKAQQADGYLNTYFTLKEPGGRWTNLAECHELYCAGHMIEAAVAYYSATGKSKLLEVACRLADCIDGAFGPEEGKIRGYDGHPEIELALIKLARTTNNETYAELSRFFVDERGKEPGFYELEFHRRGGTVHFPSLDMVHDRAYSQAHMPVRRQETAEGHAVRAVYLIAGMADVAAETGDLELLEACRRLWRNIVSKRMYVTGAIGSMAQGESFSLDYDLPGDTAYAETCASIGLIFLAHRMLQIEAKSEYADVMERALFNTVISGMSQDGRHFFYVNPLEVWPEACGKNKNLDHVKPQRQGWFGCACCPPNIARLLASLGQYVYTASENTVYAHLFIGSEAEFCMADGHKVKLIQHSQLPWEGKVQFELVLENAVPFTLAVRVPDWCPEARLRINGDDWPSDPTVDGYVRIVRNWQPQDVVELDLAMPVLRIKGHPLLRETAGKVALQRGPVVYCLEEADNGPNLHQFALPASSEPSAHFDRGLLRGLQIIQAAAERAVAEEWDQQLYKANEAVRTEPVTATFIPYFAWANRGLGEMTVWVRESYGNPLEG; translated from the coding sequence ATGCGGATATCAACGGAATCTAAACCGCTGCCGCTGCGCCAAATCAGCATTCAAGACAACTTCTGGTCCGAATATATCCGGCTCGTTCGGGAGGTTGTCGTACCTTATCAATGGGAGGCGCTGAATGACCGCATAGAGGGGGTGGAGCCAAGCCATGCCATTCGAAATTTTAAAATCGCCGCCGGTCTGGAAAAAGGATCGTTTTACGGCATGGTGTTTCAGGACAGCGATGTCGCCAAATGGCTTGAAGCGGTGAGTTATTTGCTTGAAGCGGAAGCGAATCCGGAGCTGGGGCGCCTGGCCGACGAGGTGATTGAGATTATCGCCAAGGCGCAGCAGGCCGACGGGTATTTGAACACGTATTTCACGTTAAAGGAACCCGGCGGACGTTGGACCAATCTGGCGGAATGCCACGAGCTGTACTGCGCGGGCCACATGATCGAAGCGGCCGTCGCCTATTACAGCGCCACCGGAAAAAGCAAGCTCCTTGAGGTCGCCTGCCGGCTGGCGGATTGCATAGACGGAGCCTTCGGCCCGGAAGAAGGAAAAATCCGCGGATACGACGGGCACCCGGAGATCGAGCTGGCGCTCATCAAACTGGCCCGCACAACGAACAACGAAACATATGCGGAGCTTAGCCGGTTTTTCGTGGATGAGCGGGGTAAAGAACCGGGCTTCTACGAGCTCGAATTTCACCGCCGCGGCGGAACGGTCCATTTTCCGTCGCTCGATATGGTGCATGACCGCGCTTACAGCCAGGCGCATATGCCGGTCAGGCGGCAGGAAACCGCCGAAGGCCATGCGGTGCGCGCCGTGTACCTGATCGCCGGCATGGCGGACGTCGCCGCCGAAACCGGCGACCTCGAGCTTCTCGAAGCTTGCCGGAGGCTGTGGAGAAATATCGTGTCGAAGCGGATGTATGTGACGGGCGCCATCGGGTCGATGGCTCAAGGCGAATCGTTTTCCCTCGACTACGATCTTCCCGGCGATACCGCTTATGCCGAAACGTGCGCATCGATCGGACTGATTTTCCTTGCGCACCGGATGCTGCAGATCGAAGCGAAAAGCGAGTACGCCGACGTTATGGAACGGGCTTTGTTTAATACGGTCATCAGCGGCATGTCCCAGGACGGCAGGCATTTTTTCTACGTGAATCCGCTGGAGGTTTGGCCCGAGGCGTGCGGCAAAAATAAAAATCTCGATCATGTAAAGCCGCAGCGGCAGGGCTGGTTCGGCTGCGCATGCTGCCCGCCGAATATCGCCAGATTGCTTGCTTCTCTGGGGCAATATGTGTATACGGCCTCGGAAAATACGGTTTATGCCCACCTGTTTATCGGCAGCGAGGCGGAATTCTGTATGGCCGACGGCCATAAGGTAAAGCTCATCCAGCATTCACAGCTTCCATGGGAAGGGAAAGTGCAATTCGAGCTGGTTTTGGAAAATGCGGTCCCGTTTACGCTTGCTGTCCGGGTTCCGGACTGGTGTCCGGAAGCTCGTCTTCGCATTAACGGAGACGATTGGCCTTCCGATCCCACGGTAGACGGCTATGTGCGCATCGTGAGAAACTGGCAGCCGCAAGACGTGGTGGAGCTGGACCTGGCCATGCCCGTGCTGCGGATCAAGGGGCACCCGCTTCTTCGCGAAACGGCGGGCAAGGTTGCGCTGCAGCGCGGCCCGGTCGTCTATTGCCTGGAAGAGGCGGATAACGGACCGAACTTGCATCAATTTGCGCTGCCCGCCTCCTCCGAACCTTCGGCTCATTTTGACCGCGGCTTGCTTCGAGGACTTCAGATCATTCAAGCGGCGGCCGAACGGGCGGTAGCGGAGGAGTGGGACCAGCAGCTGTACAAGGCGAATGAAGCGGTCCGGACGGAGCCCGTTACGGCGACGTTCATCCCTTATTTCGCCTGGGCAAACAGAGGACTCGGCGAGATGACGGTTTGGGTCCGCGAAAGCTATGGAAATCCATTGGAGGGATAA
- a CDS encoding AraC family transcriptional regulator: MNGSVLHFISPPIPYFVDCGRAYYVPGECHIRRNCIGVFDLIVVTKGALFMGEGSAQWEVGQGEALILRPDSNHYGAAPCRRETEIMWIHFQTFGAWNEYDGMNSCLENQSALIDSHKKNAYLHHSEVCSIFIPKHTKLSAKALDDLEQFYQLGNEPKSLRNWKRQTVFQLLLQHLDRDLASLIDTAAVQLAEKVEIFIRQNYRKKITNAVLQKELSYHPNYLAKCMLKVYGMTPMEFLTKYRIEQAKKLLIQREWSITRIAEEAGFAHGSYFSYIFSKQEGISPLTFRKKFIGHR, translated from the coding sequence ATGAACGGTTCCGTTCTGCATTTCATTTCCCCGCCGATTCCGTATTTCGTTGACTGCGGCCGCGCCTATTATGTTCCCGGAGAATGCCATATTCGCAGAAACTGCATCGGCGTGTTCGATCTGATCGTGGTCACCAAAGGGGCTTTGTTTATGGGAGAGGGCTCGGCGCAGTGGGAGGTGGGGCAGGGGGAGGCTCTGATATTAAGGCCCGACAGCAACCATTACGGGGCCGCACCGTGCCGGCGGGAAACGGAAATCATGTGGATACACTTTCAAACGTTCGGGGCGTGGAACGAATACGACGGGATGAATTCATGTCTGGAGAACCAGTCCGCTCTCATCGACAGTCACAAAAAGAACGCTTACCTGCACCACAGCGAGGTGTGTTCGATTTTTATTCCGAAGCATACGAAGCTGTCCGCGAAAGCGCTCGACGATTTGGAGCAGTTTTATCAGCTCGGGAACGAGCCCAAATCGCTGCGCAACTGGAAAAGGCAAACGGTGTTTCAGCTTTTGCTGCAGCATCTGGACCGGGATTTGGCGTCGCTTATCGATACGGCGGCCGTTCAGCTTGCCGAGAAGGTGGAGATTTTCATCCGTCAAAATTACCGGAAGAAAATAACGAACGCCGTGCTGCAGAAGGAGCTGAGCTATCACCCGAATTATTTGGCGAAATGCATGCTGAAGGTATACGGCATGACGCCGATGGAGTTTTTGACGAAATACCGGATCGAGCAGGCGAAGAAACTGCTCATTCAAAGGGAGTGGTCGATCACGCGCATCGCCGAGGAGGCCGGATTCGCTCACGGCTCGTATTTTTCCTACATCTTCTCCAAGCAGGAAGGAATTTCTCCGTTAACGTTCCGCAAGAAGTTCATCGGCCACCGGTAA
- a CDS encoding carbohydrate ABC transporter permease → MKTVSYGFLSLLAMTVFLPMYWILRSSFMDSMEIFQFPPLWFPQTLSFENYREVMERIHFGRLFLNTFIILVPVLIGVGFTSSLAAFGFARIDFPLKNMWFSLVIMTILLPSIITLVPTYIGWSKLNVLGDWRQFLPLIVPAFFGGGAFNIFLLRQFLLTIPRELDESAIIDGAGYFTIYRSIIMPLAKPAVIVVLLFTFVGVWNDFLGQLIYLGKEQYHTVALGLQSLRGNLDTRFNLLMACSVILVAPAVIVFLIGQRYFIEGIATTGIKG, encoded by the coding sequence TTGAAAACAGTCTCGTACGGTTTCCTTTCGCTGCTCGCAATGACCGTATTTTTGCCGATGTACTGGATTTTGCGCTCCTCGTTCATGGATTCGATGGAAATTTTCCAATTTCCGCCGCTTTGGTTTCCGCAAACGTTATCTTTTGAAAATTACAGGGAGGTGATGGAGCGCATTCATTTCGGTCGGCTGTTCCTCAATACGTTCATCATTTTGGTTCCCGTCCTGATCGGCGTCGGGTTCACGAGCAGCCTGGCTGCTTTCGGTTTTGCGAGAATCGATTTCCCGCTGAAAAACATGTGGTTTTCGCTTGTCATCATGACCATTCTGCTGCCCTCCATCATCACGCTCGTCCCCACCTACATCGGCTGGTCGAAGCTGAATGTGCTCGGCGATTGGAGGCAGTTTCTTCCGCTCATCGTGCCGGCGTTTTTTGGAGGCGGAGCGTTTAATATCTTTTTGCTGCGGCAGTTTTTGCTCACGATTCCGCGGGAGTTGGACGAATCGGCGATTATCGACGGAGCCGGGTATTTTACCATTTACCGGAGCATCATTATGCCTTTGGCCAAGCCGGCTGTCATCGTCGTCCTCTTGTTTACGTTCGTCGGCGTCTGGAACGATTTCCTCGGGCAGCTGATTTATTTGGGCAAGGAACAGTATCACACGGTCGCCTTGGGCCTTCAGTCGCTCCGCGGGAATCTTGATACCCGCTTCAACCTGCTGATGGCGTGCAGCGTCATTTTGGTCGCCCCCGCCGTCATCGTGTTCCTGATCGGTCAGCGCTATTTTATCGAGGGGATTGCAACGACAGGCATCAAGGGATAG
- a CDS encoding L,D-transpeptidase, whose product MAYRIIVDLSDHQLHLLDGSRVVKSYPVGVGKMLTRTPTGDYRIINKQFHPGGPFGVLWMGLSKPHYGIHGTNDPSSIGRNVSHGCIRMYNQDVLDLSRRVPIGTRVTIRP is encoded by the coding sequence TTGGCATATCGCATCATTGTGGATTTGTCGGACCATCAGCTGCATCTTCTGGACGGCAGCCGTGTCGTGAAGTCATATCCGGTCGGCGTCGGAAAAATGCTCACCCGCACGCCAACCGGCGATTATCGAATTATTAATAAGCAATTTCATCCGGGAGGACCTTTCGGAGTGCTGTGGATGGGTTTATCCAAGCCGCATTACGGGATCCATGGGACAAACGATCCGTCGTCGATCGGCAGGAATGTTTCCCACGGATGCATCCGCATGTATAATCAGGACGTTTTGGACTTGTCCCGGCGGGTGCCTATCGGCACGCGGGTCACGATCAGGCCGTAA
- a CDS encoding DUF5695 domain-containing protein, which translates to MAACSLAMTLLLCLSPLKAYAYTLSNSYFNVQTGSNGEITSLQLTGDTYPTNYVMNATNAPQQNTSDHEWLGELMFTYRLGTGAWQKALTQSSSDVRTQSQSGNAVTVSYENSANANGIKNFKLVETYSLVNDYLIWQINLTNTSGQTLEFGDIGLPLPFNEYWSGGNNEEIYETRTIFHSFTGKNSSFITIQRPSGIGPYLLMVPDASTGAGFEYMDHWRDAEHPGSKWAQDNGGWANGLNVFYINSNVIKSTNRGYLPNTSTILAPNQSKTYAFKFFKVTGQSDVSNRLYSEGLIDVTVVPGMIFATDMTAKVDLHTSKTINSITAQYPAETSITYLNTVDTDHKIYELKLSHLGHNNITVNYGNGETTTLQFYAIEPIGTALQRHATFMVEKTQWNVPGDIRDKAFDDWMMDTKAKRNSFSGYWGWGDDWGYTHAEFLAEKNVQNPVATEVTALDQYLKTTIWTNLMAGHHSDYLIYDFLMPAPNTTPTYRGYAYPHIYNTYFSMYKIAQKYPSLISYTETKSTYLLRAYNIFKALYDGAGVAYNWNTGLMGESTTPELIKALQDEGYTTQANDVISKMATKYNNFKNTKYPYGSEYNYDNTGEEAVYTLAKMNNNTSIMSKINTKTRAVRGTGPVWYYYADPVTITGEAWWNFQYTTSLAGYAMDDYTRNYSPAPEIDQRMSYAAKIANVSAINSGQIDSDPANIGTVSWTYQSEKGNLGAQGVGNGTLHNGWRDMAGEADLGLFGAIRILSADIAVDPIFGLYGYGADVTQSGSNYVITPKDGVFQKLNLITEKLGMALDRDQYSAATVAKTKDYVNITLKNLLPSAPHTTKITFTGLKPGTYNVLVNGSAAGSVNAVSGTPTVVGINVGTAASYDVKLQFGTSTVNDLVAHYKFDETSGTSAADSSGGGRTATLNGSGATWAAGKISNAVSLNGSSSYVSMPSGIVSGLNDFTISAWVKIGSLGDWARIFDFGTGTGSYMFLSPQPGGAGLRYAITTGGNGAEQQLSYTQATPTGTWQHVAVTLSGTTGTLYVNGTAVATNTSMTLKPSSLGNTTQNYIGKSQYTGDAYLNGLVDDFRIYNRALSASEIGALAGS; encoded by the coding sequence ATGGCAGCTTGCAGCTTGGCGATGACCCTGCTCCTTTGCCTAAGCCCCCTGAAAGCTTACGCCTACACGCTCTCGAACAGCTACTTCAACGTGCAGACCGGCTCGAACGGCGAGATTACGTCGCTTCAGCTGACCGGGGATACGTATCCGACCAACTACGTGATGAACGCTACGAACGCCCCGCAGCAGAACACTTCGGACCATGAATGGCTCGGAGAGCTCATGTTTACTTACCGGCTCGGCACCGGCGCCTGGCAGAAAGCGCTGACGCAAAGCTCGTCCGACGTCCGGACGCAAAGCCAGAGCGGCAACGCGGTCACCGTCTCGTACGAAAATTCGGCCAATGCGAACGGGATCAAAAACTTCAAGCTCGTCGAAACCTACTCGCTGGTCAACGACTATTTGATCTGGCAGATCAACCTGACGAACACAAGCGGGCAAACGCTGGAGTTCGGCGATATCGGTCTTCCCTTGCCTTTTAACGAATATTGGTCGGGCGGCAACAACGAGGAAATTTACGAAACCCGCACGATTTTTCATTCCTTCACGGGGAAAAACAGCTCCTTTATTACGATTCAAAGGCCGAGCGGCATCGGCCCGTATTTGCTGATGGTTCCGGATGCATCGACCGGAGCCGGCTTCGAGTACATGGATCACTGGAGAGACGCCGAGCATCCGGGCAGCAAATGGGCGCAGGACAACGGCGGCTGGGCCAACGGACTGAACGTGTTTTACATCAACTCCAATGTCATCAAGAGCACGAACCGGGGTTATCTTCCGAACACGAGCACCATTTTGGCCCCGAATCAAAGCAAGACGTACGCCTTCAAATTTTTCAAGGTAACGGGGCAAAGCGATGTCAGCAACCGGCTGTACAGCGAAGGGCTGATCGACGTGACGGTCGTGCCGGGCATGATTTTCGCGACGGACATGACGGCGAAGGTCGATCTGCACACCTCGAAGACAATCAATTCGATTACGGCGCAGTATCCAGCGGAAACGAGCATCACCTATTTGAACACGGTAGACACGGACCATAAGATTTACGAGCTGAAGCTGAGCCATCTCGGCCATAACAACATCACCGTGAACTACGGGAACGGCGAGACGACTACGCTGCAGTTTTACGCCATCGAGCCGATCGGCACGGCCCTGCAAAGACACGCCACCTTCATGGTGGAAAAAACGCAGTGGAACGTCCCCGGCGATATTCGGGATAAAGCGTTCGACGACTGGATGATGGATACGAAAGCAAAACGGAATTCGTTTTCCGGCTACTGGGGCTGGGGCGACGACTGGGGATACACGCATGCCGAGTTTTTGGCGGAGAAAAACGTGCAAAACCCGGTGGCCACGGAAGTTACGGCCTTGGACCAATATCTCAAAACGACCATATGGACGAATTTGATGGCCGGGCATCACAGCGACTACCTGATCTACGATTTTCTGATGCCGGCGCCGAATACGACGCCTACGTACCGCGGATACGCTTACCCGCACATCTACAACACCTACTTCAGCATGTACAAAATCGCGCAAAAGTACCCTTCCCTGATCTCCTATACGGAGACGAAATCGACTTATCTGCTGCGGGCGTACAACATTTTCAAGGCGCTGTACGACGGCGCGGGAGTGGCCTATAACTGGAACACCGGCCTGATGGGCGAATCGACGACCCCCGAGCTGATCAAGGCGCTGCAGGACGAAGGGTATACGACGCAGGCGAACGATGTCATTTCGAAGATGGCTACGAAGTACAACAATTTCAAAAACACGAAATATCCGTACGGTTCGGAGTACAACTATGACAATACGGGTGAAGAAGCGGTGTACACGCTCGCCAAGATGAACAACAACACGTCGATCATGAGCAAAATCAACACGAAAACCCGGGCCGTGCGCGGAACAGGGCCGGTCTGGTATTATTACGCCGATCCGGTCACGATTACCGGCGAAGCGTGGTGGAACTTCCAGTACACGACGTCGCTGGCCGGCTACGCGATGGACGATTATACGAGAAATTACTCGCCCGCGCCGGAAATCGACCAGCGGATGAGCTATGCGGCGAAAATCGCCAACGTCAGCGCCATCAACTCCGGGCAAATCGACTCGGATCCCGCCAACATCGGCACCGTCTCGTGGACTTACCAGTCGGAGAAAGGCAATTTGGGCGCCCAAGGCGTCGGCAACGGCACCTTGCACAACGGCTGGCGGGATATGGCAGGCGAAGCCGACCTCGGACTGTTCGGCGCGATCCGCATTCTCAGCGCCGACATTGCCGTCGATCCGATATTCGGCTTGTACGGATATGGCGCCGACGTAACGCAGAGCGGCTCGAACTATGTGATCACGCCGAAGGACGGCGTGTTCCAGAAGCTGAACCTGATTACCGAAAAGCTCGGCATGGCGCTCGACCGCGACCAATATTCCGCAGCGACGGTGGCCAAAACGAAGGATTACGTCAACATCACCTTGAAAAATTTGCTGCCGTCCGCCCCGCATACGACGAAAATCACATTTACCGGGCTGAAGCCGGGTACGTACAACGTCCTGGTCAACGGCTCGGCCGCAGGTTCGGTAAACGCCGTCAGCGGCACGCCCACCGTCGTCGGCATCAACGTCGGAACAGCCGCCTCCTACGACGTGAAGCTGCAGTTCGGCACGTCCACAGTCAACGACCTGGTGGCTCATTACAAATTCGACGAAACGAGCGGAACTTCCGCTGCGGATTCGTCGGGCGGCGGCAGAACGGCTACCTTGAACGGTTCCGGCGCGACATGGGCGGCAGGAAAGATCAGCAACGCCGTTAGTCTGAACGGCAGCAGCTCCTATGTCAGCATGCCTTCCGGCATCGTAAGCGGTCTGAACGACTTTACGATCAGCGCCTGGGTCAAAATTGGCAGTCTCGGCGATTGGGCCCGCATTTTCGACTTCGGCACGGGCACGGGCAGCTACATGTTCTTATCCCCGCAGCCCGGAGGGGCCGGACTCCGGTATGCCATTACGACAGGCGGCAACGGAGCGGAGCAGCAGCTGAGTTATACGCAGGCTACGCCGACGGGGACATGGCAGCACGTGGCGGTGACGCTTTCCGGCACGACCGGCACCTTGTACGTGAACGGCACGGCGGTAGCGACGAATACGTCGATGACCCTGAAGCCGTCCAGCCTGGGCAATACGACGCAAAACTACATCGGAAAATCCCAATATACGGGGGATGCGTATTTGAACGGGCTGGTCGATGATTTCCGCATTTACAACCGAGCGCTGAGCGCTTCGGAAATCGGCGCCCTTGCGGGAAGCTGA
- a CDS encoding carbohydrate ABC transporter permease, translating to MSAIKQASYKSYKRQRILFGYLSILPAILGIFIFTIGPLLYSLYLSFTDWSILKKAEWIGFDNYKHIFTEDLFFVKSLKATAYYSAGSVIACIVFCFLVAFVLNLDIKGRAFFRAVFYLPSVIPVLATSIIFLWLFDVDFGIVNYMLGWFGIDKQMWFSSPKSSVPTLIMMAMWGAGNIIVIFLAGMQDVPKHLLEAVEIDGGNAWTKLTSVTIPLMSPIIFYNVILCFVNSITSFTQAFAVGGPNGGGVEDSALFFAFFIYREAFKHQNMGYACALAMVLFVIVSILTYLLFKAASGWIHYEGGKK from the coding sequence GTGAGCGCCATCAAGCAAGCAAGCTATAAGAGCTATAAACGGCAGCGCATCTTGTTCGGGTACTTGAGCATACTGCCCGCCATTCTCGGCATTTTCATTTTTACGATAGGGCCGCTTCTGTACAGCCTGTATCTCAGCTTTACCGACTGGAGCATCCTGAAGAAAGCCGAATGGATCGGCTTTGACAATTACAAGCATATTTTCACGGAAGACTTGTTTTTCGTGAAATCGCTCAAAGCGACCGCTTATTATTCGGCCGGATCGGTTATCGCCTGCATCGTCTTCTGCTTTCTGGTCGCCTTCGTCCTGAACCTGGACATCAAGGGGCGGGCTTTCTTTCGGGCCGTGTTTTATCTGCCTTCCGTCATTCCGGTGCTGGCGACGTCGATTATTTTCCTGTGGCTGTTCGACGTCGATTTCGGCATCGTCAATTATATGCTCGGATGGTTCGGCATCGACAAGCAAATGTGGTTCAGTTCCCCGAAATCGTCGGTTCCGACCTTGATCATGATGGCGATGTGGGGAGCCGGCAATATCATCGTCATCTTCCTGGCCGGCATGCAGGATGTGCCGAAGCATTTGCTGGAGGCGGTGGAAATCGACGGCGGCAATGCGTGGACGAAGCTGACCTCGGTGACGATCCCGCTGATGTCCCCGATCATTTTTTATAACGTCATTCTTTGCTTCGTGAATTCGATCACTTCATTTACCCAGGCGTTCGCCGTAGGCGGACCCAATGGCGGAGGGGTCGAGGATTCGGCGCTGTTTTTTGCTTTTTTCATCTACCGGGAAGCGTTTAAGCATCAAAATATGGGCTACGCCTGCGCGCTGGCGATGGTGCTGTTCGTGATCGTTTCCATCTTGACTTACCTGCTGTTCAAAGCGGCATCCGGCTGGATTCATTATGAAGGGGGGAAAAAATAA
- a CDS encoding DUF3973 domain-containing protein, which yields MYYCIGCRTTHSSEVPGTVFKTGFFASKTEQAPIRAGFCRTEPVTEPRTADHNPFSCGNRRAAS from the coding sequence ATGTATTATTGTATCGGCTGCAGAACGACCCACAGTTCGGAAGTACCCGGAACCGTCTTTAAGACGGGCTTTTTTGCGTCAAAAACCGAACAAGCCCCTATTCGCGCCGGGTTTTGCAGGACCGAGCCGGTTACGGAGCCGCGGACCGCGGACCACAATCCGTTTTCGTGCGGCAACCGTCGTGCCGCATCCTAA
- a CDS encoding ABC transporter substrate-binding protein: MRSMKKSLTIAAAVVSLAVSAIGCSSNEPASGTATPGAKPADSPKAGTSGSGEKITLVYTDWANNEEAKSYRKVLDKFEETHPNIKIDYQNIPYNDYGAKLSAMAASNTLPDIGNLLEGQALKWAESGKLMDLSPYYKDGTVSPKLESNKFVTPDGKTVGYSIANEVILIHYNKDMFDEAKVPYPPAETDKAWTWDQFVDTAKKLTKDKNGKHPGEAGFDPKNIVQYGAQVNTSAMFFWIPFAVSNGGGLVSADGKQLLLGNPETVEAVQKIADLALVEHVSPTPAQSSGLPGDMGQKLLSKKVAMVISGQWELVNINPIVGKFKNGVGVLPKFKTPVTGNTGTPVAIFSTMKHPKEAVELYKYIMDPSNSQSNFDSGVWMPTEVSWYKDDALVKKWTASPVHPPEYKTAVVDYAMKATSPTPWFYLPTYNRIDEVVNPAMDAVWSGSKSAKDAIAALLPKVKPIFDSGKAN; encoded by the coding sequence ATGAGATCGATGAAAAAAAGCTTGACGATCGCCGCAGCCGTCGTAAGCCTCGCGGTATCCGCGATCGGCTGCAGCTCAAACGAGCCTGCTTCCGGCACGGCGACGCCCGGGGCCAAGCCGGCCGATTCGCCGAAAGCGGGCACGTCCGGTTCCGGCGAAAAGATCACTCTCGTCTATACGGACTGGGCCAACAACGAGGAAGCCAAATCCTACCGCAAAGTGCTGGACAAATTCGAAGAAACGCATCCGAACATCAAGATCGATTACCAGAACATTCCTTACAACGATTACGGCGCCAAGCTGTCGGCTATGGCCGCCTCGAACACGCTTCCCGATATCGGCAACCTGCTTGAGGGACAGGCGCTGAAATGGGCGGAATCGGGCAAGCTGATGGACCTGTCGCCGTATTACAAGGACGGCACCGTCTCGCCGAAGCTGGAAAGCAACAAATTCGTCACCCCCGACGGCAAAACGGTCGGCTACAGCATCGCCAACGAAGTCATCCTGATCCATTACAACAAGGATATGTTCGACGAAGCGAAGGTTCCCTACCCTCCTGCCGAAACGGACAAAGCGTGGACCTGGGACCAGTTTGTCGATACGGCGAAGAAGCTGACCAAGGACAAAAACGGCAAGCACCCCGGCGAGGCCGGCTTCGATCCGAAAAACATCGTGCAGTACGGGGCTCAGGTGAATACGTCGGCGATGTTTTTCTGGATTCCGTTCGCCGTGAGCAACGGCGGCGGGCTCGTGTCCGCCGACGGCAAGCAGCTGCTCCTCGGGAATCCCGAAACCGTGGAGGCGGTGCAAAAAATCGCCGATCTCGCCCTCGTCGAGCACGTTTCCCCGACACCGGCCCAAAGCTCCGGCCTGCCGGGAGACATGGGCCAAAAGCTGCTGTCGAAGAAAGTGGCCATGGTCATCTCCGGTCAGTGGGAGCTCGTCAACATTAACCCGATCGTCGGCAAATTCAAAAACGGCGTAGGCGTGCTGCCGAAGTTCAAAACGCCGGTCACCGGCAATACGGGAACGCCGGTCGCCATCTTCAGCACGATGAAGCATCCGAAGGAAGCCGTCGAGCTGTACAAATACATCATGGACCCCAGCAACAGCCAGTCTAACTTCGACAGCGGCGTCTGGATGCCGACCGAGGTCAGCTGGTACAAGGATGACGCGCTGGTCAAAAAATGGACGGCATCGCCGGTGCATCCGCCGGAGTACAAAACCGCCGTCGTCGATTACGCGATGAAAGCGACCTCCCCTACGCCGTGGTTTTATCTTCCGACCTACAACCGGATCGACGAAGTCGTAAACCCCGCCATGGATGCGGTATGGTCCGGCTCGAAATCGGCCAAAGACGCGATCGCCGCGCTGCTGCCCAAAGTGAAGCCGATTTTCGACAGCGGCAAAGCCAATTAA